CTCCGGGGTGATCTTGGGGAAACGGCTATGGACGGTCTCGTTCATCGGGCATTCCTCCTGGCGGTGGCGGGCGGTCAGGCCGCGCCGACGGCATGTTGTTGTTCGTTGTCGCGCAGGACCTTGCGGTTGACCTTGCCGGCGGGGGTCTTGGGCAGGGCGTCGACGAAGGCGACCTGGCGCGGATATTCGTGGCGGCTGAGGTTGGTGCGAACGAGGTCCTGGATCTCGCCGGCGAGCGCCTCGGTGGTCTCCCCCCTCGCGACGACGAAGGCCTTGACCACCTGGCCGCGCACCGCGTCGGGAACGCCGATGGCGGCGGCCTCCATGACGCGGGGATGTTTCAGGATCGCGTCCTCGATCTCGACGGCGCTCATGGTCCACCCGGCGGAGATGATGACGTCGTCGGCGCGCCCGGCGTGGTAGAAATAGCCGTCGGCGTCGACGCGGCCGAGGTCCTTGGTGGGGAACCACGTCCCCCGCCGCTCGACCATCAGCTCACCGATCTCGCCTGGGGGTGCGGGCGTTCCGTCCGGCCGGTGGACCTCGACGGTCACGCCGGGGACGGGCTTGCCGAGCGAGCCGGGGCGCACCGCGAAGTCGGCGGCGCCCGGGTAGTTGGCGAGGATCACGCCGATCTCGGTCGTGCCGTACATGCTGCAGACGGGGGTGCCGAAGAGCGCCTCGCAGAACTCGGCCGTCTCGCTGTCGAGCGGCTCGCCGGTAAAGGAGAGCTTCTCGATCGCGAGGCGGAAGTCCCCGGCGCGGCCGGAGTTCCTCATCATCCGGTAGTGCGTTGCCGCGGCGGAGAGGTTGGTGATCGAAAAGTCCTGGAGCGCCTGGAGCAGACGGACGGGGTCGAACCTGCCGCTGAAGGTGCCGGTCGAGACGCCGAGCGCGAGGGGCGCCAGGGTGCCGTGCCACAGGCCGTGCCCCCAGGCCGGCGAGGACGGGCAGAAGAAGCGGTCGCCCGGCCGGACCCCGGTGGCGTAGAGCGCGGCCACCATCAGCGTGACGATGGAGCGGTGCGAGTGGCGCACAGCCGCAGGCAGGAGCCGCGTCGTGCCGGAGGTGTACTGCAGCACGGCGAGGTCGTCGCCCGCGGTGTCGCACGCGAAGGACCGCGGCAGGTCCGACAGGCCGTCCAGGAACGCGCGGTCGCAGACCACCACTTCGGTCCCGCCGGCAGCCTCCGCGTCGGCGCGCTTCTCCGCGTTGGTAAAGAGGAGCCGGGGCGCGCAGTCGTCGACGCGCAGGCGGATGCCGTCGGGGCCGAAGAGGGTGAACATCGGCACCGCCACCGCGCCCGCCTTCATCGCGCCGAAGAGGGCGACGTAGAACGGCATCGACGGCTCCAGCATGACCGCGACGCGGTCGCCCTTCGCGATCCCGCGCGCCCTGAGGGCGTGGGCGAACTGGGCGGAGCGGGCGGAGAGTTCGGCGAACGTGACGATCTCGTCGCGCCCGTCGGCGTGGGCGATGCGCAGGGCGACGCCGTCACCGGCCCGGCCGTCGTCCGCCGCGTGCCGGTCGACGCATTCGTGGGCGATGTTGATCGCCTCGCGCGTCCCGTCGAACAGCGCCCAGAGGGCGGCGTTCGAGAAGTGGGCCCGGGCGTCCCCGTAGGCGGTGAACTCAGTCAAAGACGGCACGCGCCATGTCCTCCCGCGTTGTCACCGGCTCGCCTCTCGCGAGCGTCTCCTGTCGTTGTGTGGGAGAATTAAAAACGGAACCAATCATTGTCAATACACAATGATTATTGTACAGATACAACGAATAGCCGTGACGAGGGTGCTTTGACGAAGACCGACAACGACGTGAGGCGGCGCCAGGTGCCCGCGGTGACCCGCGCGATCGCGATTCTGCGCCGGCTGGCCCGGGCGGACGAGCCGCTGGGCGTGAACGAGCTGGCGCGCGAGCTCGACATGGTGCCAAGTACGTGCCTGCACATTCTGCGGGTGCTGCAGGAGGAAGGCTTCGTGTCCTCGGACGCGCGGCGGCGCGGCTATTCGATCGACGTCGGGATCCTGCCGATCGCCAATGCGGCGCTGCGCAAGAACACGTTCGCGACGCTGGTGCAGGCCGGGCTCGACGACATCGCGGCGCGGTTCGACACGACCTGCGTCGCGACGACCCTTCTCGAGATGCAGCACATGGTGGTCGTGGCGCTGTCCGAGGCGCGGATGGCGTTCCGGCTGCACGTGGAGCTCGGCAGCCGCTTTCCGACGCTGACGAGCGCCACCGGCCGCTGCGTCGCCGCGTTCACGGACGTCGACCGCAAGACGCTGAAGGGGATGTTCGACCGGCAGAAATGGGACGTTCCACCGACCTTCGACACCTGGCGCGAGGAGGTCGAGGAGGCGAGGCGCAGCGGCTACGCGGTGGACCGGGGCAACTACATCTCCGGCGTGACGGTGGTCGCGGTGCCGGTGTTCGATGCGGGCGGGCGGATGGCGCACTCGATCGTCGCCATCGGCATCAAGGAGCGAGTGGACAAGGTCGGGCTGGGCAGGCTCGCCAATGCGCTGCTGGAGCTTCGCGACGACCTCGCGGCGCGGCAGGGCGAGCGCACGCCGGTGGGCCGCTGATGGACCGGCCGGTGCCGCCCGAGGGGTGGAAGGCGATGGAGTTTCCCGGCCTGATCGGGCGGCTGGGGCCGCTGCTGTCGCAGCGCAACGGCGACGGGTGGCGCTACGGCCTCGTGGTCGAGCCGATGCACACCAACGTCCTCGGCATCGTCCACGGCGGCACGCTGATGACGCTCCTCGACCAGACGGCCACGCTGGAGGCTGTGTGGCGCACCAGGGAACGGTCGATCGTGACGATCTCGATGACGACGCGTTTCCTCGGCGCCGGCCGCCTCGGCGACCTCCTCGTGGGCGAGGGACGGCTCACGAAGGTCACGCGCTCGCTGATCTTCCTGGAGGCGGCGATTTCGGCCGGCGGCGAGCCGGTCGCGGACGCCTCCGTCATCATGAAACGAACAGGAACCGGGGGGAAGGAATGACCAACCACACGGAAGCGCGCGCCGGGCCGCTCGCCGGGATCCGGGTGCTCGACTTCTCGCGCATCCTGTCCGGGCCCTACGCGACGATGGTCCTCGCCGATCTCGGCGCCGACGTCGTCAAGATCGAGGAGGTCGGCAAGGGGGACGACGTGCGCGCCTTTCCGCCGATGCAGGGGCCGCTGAGCCACTATTTCATCGCGCTCAACCGCAACAAGCGGAGCATCGCGCTCAACCTCAAGACGGAGAAGGGCAAGGAGATCGCGAAGGCGCTGGCCGCCTCCTCCGACATCGTCATCGAGAACTTCCGCCCCGGCGTGATGGACCGGCTCGGGCTCGGCTACGACGTCCTTTCGGCGGATCATCCGGAGCTGATCTACTGCTCGATCTCCGGGTTCGGCGCAGGGAGTCCGCTCGCCGGCAAGCCGGCGTTCGACATCGTCACCCAGGCGCTGTCCGGCCTGATGAGCGTCAACAGCGAGCCGGGCGCGGCGCCCAACCGGCTGGGCCTGCCGATGGGGGACATGGCGGGCAGCATCTTCTGCGTCTTCGGCGTCCTCGCGGCCCTCCACGAGCGGTCGGTGACCGGGCGCGGGAAGCGGCTGGACGTGGCGATGCTGGACAGCCTCATCGGCATGCTGGGGTACCTGTCGCAGATCTACTTCGTGTCCGGCGCGCCGCCGAAGGCGGTCGGGACGAAGCACGCCAGCATCGTTCCCTACGGGGCGTTCCCGACGGCGGACGGGCACGTCATCGTCGCCTGTCTCACCGAGGGGTTCTGGAAGTCGTTCGCCCGGTGCCTCGACATGCCGGAGCTCCTCGCGGACCCGCGCTTCGCCGAGTACACGCAGCGCCTCGCCCACCGCGAGGCGCTGGAGGGGCTGATCGAGGCGCGCATGCGCACCGCGACCACGGAGCATTGGCTGGAGCGGCTCGACGCGTTCGACGTGCCCAACGCGCCGATCCTCGACGTCGGCGAGGCGCTGGAGCAGGAGCACGTCGCCGCGCGCGGGCTGGTCGCGGCGATGGATCACCCGTCGGCAGGGCGGCTGCGGATGGTGAAGGGCCCCATCCGCTTCGACGGGGAGGGTCTGGAGCCGCGCCTTCCCCCGCCCCTTCTCGGCGAGCACAGCTTCGACGTCTTGCGGGACGTGCTCGGCTACGACGAGGCCACGTGCCACAGCCTCGAGGCCGCCGGCGTCGTCGAGGCGAGCGCCGGAGGCTGACCGCCCGCAACCGGACAGGCACGACTCTCTCCCCCTCTTTCGCGCGGCGCCCGCGCAATCCCGGGCGGGAGCCTGATCGCTGATGGGTCCCGAGCCCGCCGGAGGCCCCCGGCCTCTCCCACCGTGACCGGCGGCGCCGGAACAGCGAGCCGGAGCGCCCCGGGCATGGCCGGACTCGGGACGCTCCGTCGCTCATCGAGCAAGGACGCGTATCCCGCTCGAACGACGCCGCCGAAGCGCGTTCGTGCTAAACGATGACGCGCTCGTCGACGACGCGGCGGGTGTCCATCTCGTAGTCGAGGGCCACGATCGGCGGGCGGGCGAAGTGCCAGGTTGCGCCGTGGCGGGCGGCGCCCCGAGCGACGAGCTCCTCGGCGAGGAAGGAGTGGATCGGGAACACGGTGTAGATCTGCGCCGCGGTGGTGTCGGCCCAGCCCTTGCCGAACGGCGCCATGCGCCGCTCCATCTCGCCGAGCACGTGGCGGGCCTTGGCGCGCATACCCTCGGGGCTCTGGTCGCCGCGGGCAACGACGTGGTCGAAGTAGTTGTTCATGCCCTCGGGGACCTCGCCGCTGCCGGCGATCACGAAGGTCCCCTCGACGCCGGACGGCACCGTGTAGGAGAAGGCGTGGAAGCTCGGGGTCGCGGGCGCCCCCAGCTCCGGACACACGTTGCTGCGGGCGACGGGGTTGATGCCGTCCTTGTAGATCCCCCAGGCCTCGAGCGTTCCGCAGTAGAGCTCGTTGAAGGCACGGAAGCCCTCCTCGGAGAACTGGCCGGGGGAGCGCAGCTCGCAGGCGCAGAACGATGCGAGGGGCCGGCTCTCGCCCTCGAGGTGCGCCTTGATGCGCTCGAAGCCGTCCGCGAGCGGGACCGGCGCGTCGAAGCGCACGCGGCGGATCTCGAAGCCGGGCAGCGCGCCGACGCCGCAGGAATACTGGAAGACGCCCGGCATGTAGGCGTAGCCGCCCTCGGGCATCTCGACGGTGTCTGACATCGTGGGTCTCCTAAGGCGCCGCATCCGGCGCGACTGGGATGGGGCGCCGGCACGGCGCCAACAGGGATGCGCCCGGCGGCGGTACGGCCGCCGCCATGAGGCGCGGGGCGGCGCGGGTCAGGCGCCGATATAGGCCTCGCGCACCTCCGGCGCCTCGGCGAGGACGTCGGGGGTGCCGGACATCACGACGCGCCCGCGGTCGAGGACGAAGCCGCGATCCGAGATCTCGAGCGCGGTCATGACGTCCTGTTCGATGAGGAGGATCGTCGTGCCGGCGCGGTTGACCTCCACCAGCGTCTCGGAGAGGAGCTCCACGGCACGCGGGGCGAGGCCGAGCGACAGCTCGTCGATCATCAGCACCTTGGGGCGGCTCATGATGCCGCGTCCGATCGCGCACATCTGCTGCTCGCCGCCCGACAGGGTGCCGGCATCCTGGCGGGCACGCTCGGCGAGGCGGGGGAACATCGTCATGACGCGGTCGAGATCGGCGTCGAGGTCGGCGTCGTGCGGGCGCAGGTAGGCGCCCATCAAGAGGTTGTCGCGCACGCTCATGGTGCGGAACAGGCGGCGCCCTTCCGGGACGTGGGCAATACCGGCGGCGAGGACGGCGTCCGGTGCGGCGCCCGCGAGTTCCGCCCCGTCGAGCCGGACGGAACCGGCGGTGGCGGGGACGAGGCCGGAAATGGTCTTCAGGAGGGTCGTCTTGCCGGCGCCGTTGGAGCCGACGAGGCAGACGATCTCGCCGGCCATCACGTCGAGGTCGACGCCCCAGAGAATCTGGATGTCGCCGTAGCCCGCCTCGAGTCCGGCGACCTTCAGGATCGGTTCGGCGGACGGCACGGGGCCGCCGCCGGGCGCGGATACCGGCGTCGGATCAGACATCGGCCGCCCCTCCCCGGCCGGCCCCGCCGCGCTGGGCGGCGTGGCGGGCGTAGCGGTTGCCGAGGTAGGCCTCGATGACGCGCGGGTCGGAGGTGATCTCGCCGGGCGTGCCCTCCGCGATCTTGGCGCCGTGGTGCAGGACGACGATGCGGGTGCAAAGGTTCATCACGACCTTCATCAGATGCTCGATGATGATGATGGTGACGCCGCGCGCGGCGATCCGGCGGATCAGGTCCACCGCGACATCGATCTCGGCGGGATTGAGCCCGGCGTTCACCTCGTCGAGCAGGAGCACCTTGGGCTCCATGGCGAGGCTCTTGGCAAGTTCCAGCCGCTTGCGGCCGGCGAGCGTCAGCGCGGAGGCGCGCATGTCGGCCGACGCGCCGAGGCCGACGAAGTCGAGCGCCTCGGCCGCCTTTTCGCGCGCCTCGGCGAGCGTCACGCCCTGATGGGCGAAGACGGCCGGGGCGGTGACGTTCTGGAGCGCCGTCATCTCCGGAAAGGGCTGGACGACCTGGTAGGTGCGCGCGACGCCCAGACGGCTGATCTGGAAGGGCTTCAGGGTCTCGATCCGCTGCCCGTCGAAGGTGATCGCGCCGGTGCCGCGGTAGACGCCGGTGACGACGTTGACGAGCGTGGTCTTGCCGGCACCGTTGGGGCCGATCAGGCCGACCACCTCGCCGGGCTCCACCGCGAGGTCGACATTGTCGAGCGCGGTGAGGCCGCCGAAGCGCTGCGACACGCCGGAAAGCTGCAGGATCGGGCTCATGCCGCGCCTCCCTTCGCCTTGGGCGCCGCGCGCCGGCGCCTGCCGGTGAGAAGGCCGATGAGCCCGCCGGGCAGGAAGAAGATCAGGCCGACGATGAGGAGCCCGAGGGCCGCCGCGTGGATCGACAGGAGGTTGCGCCAGACGAGCTCTTCCATGGTGAGGAAGATCACCGCGCCGACGGCCGGGCCGAGCACCGTGCCCGCGCCGCCCAGCATCGCCATGACGATGGGTTTCACCGAGGTCAGCGTGGCGAAGACGTCCGGCGGCTCGATGTAGAACACCCACGAGGCGTAGAGCGCGCCCGCCCCGCCGACGAAGAGCGCCGAGAGGGCGAAGGCGATGATCTTGTAGCGCGTGGTGTCGATGCCGACCATCGAGGCGGCATCCTCGTTCTGGCGGATGCAGTCGAGGCCGAAGCCGAGCCGGTGGCGCGCGACGAGGTAGTTCATCAACAGGGCGAGGACGGCGAAGGTCAGCATCGACCAGAAGAACAGCCGAGCCTGCGCGTCGATGGAGATACGGATGATGGGGAGGTTGAGGCCCATGCCGCCGCCGGTGAGGCTGGTCCAGGAGGTGGCGATCTCGAGCAGGACCTCGCCCACCACGAGGCTCGCGATGGCGAAGTAGTGCCCCTTGAGGTGCAGGATCGCAAGGCCGAGGAGCGCCGCGAAGGCGGCCGCGACGACGCACGCCGCGCCCCACGCGAGCGGCATCGGCAGTCCCGCGCCCTGAAGGATGCCGCCGGTGTAGGCGCCGAGGCCGAAGAACGCCGCGGTCGCGAACGACGGATAACCCGCGAAGCCGCCGATGACGTTCCAGGAGAGCGCCAGGACGGCGTACATGGCGCCCATGGTGCCGAGGCGCAGGAGATAGTTGTCGCCGAGCGCCGGCATCGCCGCGACGAGCGCGATGGCGATGACGGTGAGGACGGTCCAGACGCGGTTCATCATTCGTAGCCCCGACGGCCCATGATCCCGGTCGGGCGGACGATCAGGAGGAGGATGAGGAGGACGAAGGCGATGGTGAGCCCGTGCTCAGGACCGATGAAGAGCGCGCCGAAGCTCTCGATCACGCCGAGCGCAATCCCGCCCACCATCGCGCCGGCGATGGATCCGAGGCCGCCGAGGACGCACACCACGAAGGCGATGCCGAGGAACTCGGTGGAGTTGAGCGGGGAGATCGGGAAGACGACCGACAGGAGCGATCCTGCCGCGCCCGCCATCAGCGCGCCGACGCCGAAGGTGATGGCGTAGATCTTCTTGACCTTCACGCCCATGAGGGCGGCCGCCTCGGGGTCCATGCGGACCGCGACGATGGCCCGCCCGACGCGGGACTTGACCAGCATCAGGTAGAGGAGCCCGGTGAGGGCGAGGGCCAGCAGCGTCGCCGTCACCCGCTCCAGCGGCAGGACGATACCGCCGACGACGACGCTTCCCATCGGGTTGGAGAGCTGCACCGTGCGGTAGTCCGCCGAGAAGGCGAGCAGCACGCCGTTGTTGAGGATGAGCTCGAGCCCGAAGGTCAGCACCAGCGTGGTGAGGACCGGGGCGCGGATCACCTTGTTGATGAGCCCGGCCTGGACCGCATAGCCGAGCGCGAAGAGCAGCGCGCCCGACAGGAAGACCGAGAGGAACGGGTGCAGGCCGAGGTGCACGTAGGCGAAATAGGCGACGTACGAACCGAGCACGACGAACGAGCCGTGCAGGATGTTGATGACGTTGAGCACGCCCCAGACGAGGCTGAAGCCGACGGCAATGCAGGCGTAGAGCCCGCCGAGAACGAGCCCGTTGACGAGGATCTGGGCGTAGAGCATGGGGCGTGCGACAGGTCCGGCGTGGTTACTTGATACCGCCAATGACGAGGTCGGTCTGCTTCACCGCCTCGGGGAAGACGACCTTCGTCGTGCCGTCCTGGATCTGGAAGACGGGCGGCTCCAGCGAGGTGATCTGTCCGGTCTCGCCGAACGTCACCGGGCCGTAGAAGGTGGTGACGTCGAGGCCGGCGAGGGCGTCGCGCACGGCCTGCGGCTCGATGCTGCCGGCCTTCTCGATCGCGAGGCCGAGGATCGCGCCGGCGGCGCTGGCGGAGGCCTCGGCGTAGTCCGGCGTCGCGCCGTAGGCGTCCTGGAAGGCCTTCACGTAGTCGGCGGTGGTGCCGAAGACGTCCTCGCCGTCGTAGGCGACGGCGGGGTGCCACCAGGCGGCGCTCGAGACGTTGTCGGCGAGCGGGCCGGTCGCCTCGGTGAATTCCTTGTAGGCGGGACCGGCGATCATCGTCAGCACCTTCGGCGCGATACCGAGGTCGGCGAGCTGCCGGCGGATCAGGATGAGGTCGTTGATGTAGCCGGTCACGAACACCCAGTCCGGCTGGCGCTGGCGCATCAGTGTGAGCGCCGAGGCGTGGTCCATGGTGCCGATGGCGTACTCGTCGAACGAGAGCACCTCGAGGCCGGCCCCCTTGGCCGACGTCTCCGCCTCATGCGCGATGGCGAGGGGGAAGAGGTCGTTGCGCGCGTAGACCGCGATCGTCTTGATGTCCGGATCGGCGCTGGTGACGATCTCGGTCAGCGGGGTGGTGAGGGTCGAGTTCGGCGTGAAGGTGCCGAACAGGAACTGGTACCCCTGGTCGTAGACCGCCTCGGAGGATGCGGTCGCGGCGATGGTGGGGATCTGGTAGCGCTCCGACACGCTGGAGGCGGCCTTCGCGGCGCCCGAACCGAACGGCGAGAACAGGAAATTGACGCCGTCCTCGGTGATCAGCCGCTCGGCCGACTGCACGGCGCGGGGGGTGTTCGACTCGTAGTCCACGTAGACGATCTCGACGTCGTATGTGGTGTCGCCCGCCTTGATGCCGCCGGCCGCGTTCACGGTCTTGGCCCACAGGTCGTAGCCGCGCTGCTGCTTCAGCCCTTCGGGCGACAGGGCGCCGGTGAGAGGGAGCGGCGCGCCGACCTTGATGGTCTCCGCCTCGGCCGACGCGGTGCCGGTCAGAGCGGTGGCTGCGAGGAGCGCAACGGCCGCGAGGCGACGAGTGATCGGGGACGGAAGGGACGCTCGACGCATAGGAACCGCTCCATTCGTGTGCATGCTCAGAAATTACGCTATCGACCGCCAGTGCTTTACGGAAGGGTTATTTGAGGCGCGGGGCGTTGCAGATTCTGCAACACCATCCGTCAGCGCGCGAACGAGTCCTGCAGGGCGGTGAGCATCTGGCGCGCGGCGAAGGTGAGGTCGCGCTCGGCGTGGATGCAGAGCTGCGCCATCGCCGAGGCGAATCCGGCGTCGTCGATCTCGACGCCGACGAGTTCGCCCGCCTTCGCCTCCCGCTCGAAAGCGAAGAACGGCAGGAAGGTCACGCCCATCCCCGCGAGCGCGAACTGCCGCGTCATGTCGATGGAGTTCGTCTCCATGCGCACCGTGAGGCCGCCGGCCTGGCCGAGCGCGCGATCGAAGATCTGGCGGATGCCGAAGCTCTTGTCCGGCAGGCCGAGCGGCACGCCGACGAGGTCGGCGAGGGCGAGGCTCCGCCGCGTCGCGAGCGTGTGGCGGGCGGTCATCACCGCGAGAACGGGCTGGCTCATGCGCCCCACCATGGCGATCCCCTGCACCGGCTGCGGCTCGAAGGCGATGCCGATGTCGCAGCGGTCGTCGGCGACGGCGCGCACGACGTTGTCGGTGCCGGCGACGATCACCTCGTAGGTGAGATTCGGGTGGCTCCGGGAGAAGCGGGTGAGCGCCTGGGGCAGCACGCTGCCCAGCATTCCCTCGACGGTGTAGATCGAGACGTGGCCCCGCTCCAGATGCTTCAGCTCGTCGATGGCCGAGCGCAGCCGCGCGAGCTCGCGCGAGTGGTCCTCGATGAAGCGCAGGAGCAGGTCGCCGGCGGGAGTGAGCTTCACGCCGTGGGTGCGCCGCTCGATCAGCGGGGCGCCGAGGGTATGCTCGAGCCGGCCGATGTGGCGGCTGACCGAGGAGGCGGAGATGTTGAGCCGCTCGGCCGCCTTGCGGATGGAGCCCTGCCGCGCCGCTTCGGCGAAATAGACGTAGAGTGTCTCCATCGGCTCCCCTTGCCGCGCGTGCCCAGCCTGTCGGAGCGCCCTTTTGGGGCCGAACGCGCCCGCCGCCAAGAGACGGGGTCCGCCCTCCCCCTTGCGGTGCGCGTCCGGCGGCGGGCGAGCCGGCGCTGCGGGACCGGCGGCGGGATTGCTTGCGGGCGGTGGCGATTTCGGAGACGATCGCCGGGGCGATTTTCGGGGCGGTCTCCACCGCCCACGGTAATCGCAAGTATCCGGCCTCGCGCGTTCGCCGACAGTGGCGGCGCGGAGCCTCGTACGGGACCGTTTCGACCATGGCGATACTTGCGACCGTCTCCGGCTTCCTGCTCCGCCCGATCATGTCGGGGGAGAAGGGCGACCGGCGCAAGGAGGTCATGCGCCTCATCAAGGCGCGCCTCGACCCGGACCACGCCTTCCTGTCGCGCGACCGCGACCACTATGTCCCGCACGAGAAGCTGCTGCGGCGCCTCAGCGACGCCGGAACCGCCGGCACCACCGCCGCGCGGGGCCAGCACGGCCCGGTGGCGTGGCGCGAATGGCGCTGGACCGAGCCGGCGCGGATCGGCGAGTGCACCTGGAAGGAGGTGCGCTGGCGGTTCTACGAGAACGGCCGGGTCGTCTTCCACGCGGAGATGGACAACGACGTCGGCAGCTTCCGGCTCGGCGCGCTGCAGGGCCACCGGATCGAGCTGCGCACGGCGGACGACTGCCTGCTCGGCGCCTGGAGGGCCGCGTTCTTCGTACGCCGGCAGTCGGGCATCCATCACTACCCGGCGAGCGTGGTCGAGGACGATCCGCTGCTGCAGCAGCACTTCGACGACCTCGCGTCGAGCCAGAACGGCGCCTGCTTCGTGCGCTGAGGCCGGTCTTCGGACCCTTCTGTGAACGTGTTCGCCGCCGGGTTCGCGCCCGGTCGCAAGATCGTGTCCGAACGCACGCCTTGACAAGACCGAAAAGTTCACTTCCACTAAACCTCAGCGACAGAAAGTTTAGTCCGGCCCGGTGACGGGGACCGGACGACGACAGCGCTCCGCAGCCGACCAGAAGCCCCGCCGAAACAGGGGTCAGCGTCTGCGGACAGGGGATGAAACGCGACGGGTCCGCGCTTCGGACGGCGGCCCGATCACCGAAGGAGGATTGCCCATGATGTCTATCCATCGTGCCGCTATGGCTGCCGCGCTCCTGGCCGGCACCGCTCTTTGCGCCCCTGCCGCCATGGCGCAGGACAAGGAGCTGACGCTCTGCTGGGCCGCCTGGGACCCGGCCAACGCCCTCGTCGAGCTGTCCAAGGACTTCACCGCCCAGAGCGGCGTCAAGATGAACTTCGAGTTCGTCCCGTGGACCAACTTCGCCGACCGCATGCTCAACGAACTGAACTCCGGCGGCAAGCTCTGCGACCTCATGATCGGCGACAGCCAGTGGATCGGCGGCGGCGCGACGTACGGCCACTACGTCAAGCTCAACGACTTCTTCGACAAGGAAGGCATCACGATGGATGACTTCCTGCCGGCGGCGGTGGACGCCTACGCGGCGTGGCCGAAGGGCTCGACCAACTACTACGCCCTCCCCGCGATGGGCGACGCCGTCGGCTGGGTCTACCGCAAGGACTGGTTCGAGCGGCCGGAGATCCGCGAGGCGTTCCAGGCCGAGGTCGGACGCCCGCTCGACGTGCCGAAGACATGGGACGAGCTGGTCGAGGTCGCCAGGTTCTTCCAGGGCCGCGAGATCGACGGCGAGACGCGCTACGGCGCCGCCATCTACACCGAGCGCGGCTCGGAGGGGATCACGATGGGCGTGACGAACGCGCTCTACCCCTACGGCTTCAAGTACGAGAACAC
Above is a genomic segment from Acuticoccus sediminis containing:
- a CDS encoding acyl-CoA synthetase, producing MPSLTEFTAYGDARAHFSNAALWALFDGTREAINIAHECVDRHAADDGRAGDGVALRIAHADGRDEIVTFAELSARSAQFAHALRARGIAKGDRVAVMLEPSMPFYVALFGAMKAGAVAVPMFTLFGPDGIRLRVDDCAPRLLFTNAEKRADAEAAGGTEVVVCDRAFLDGLSDLPRSFACDTAGDDLAVLQYTSGTTRLLPAAVRHSHRSIVTLMVAALYATGVRPGDRFFCPSSPAWGHGLWHGTLAPLALGVSTGTFSGRFDPVRLLQALQDFSITNLSAAATHYRMMRNSGRAGDFRLAIEKLSFTGEPLDSETAEFCEALFGTPVCSMYGTTEIGVILANYPGAADFAVRPGSLGKPVPGVTVEVHRPDGTPAPPGEIGELMVERRGTWFPTKDLGRVDADGYFYHAGRADDVIISAGWTMSAVEIEDAILKHPRVMEAAAIGVPDAVRGQVVKAFVVARGETTEALAGEIQDLVRTNLSRHEYPRQVAFVDALPKTPAGKVNRKVLRDNEQQHAVGAA
- a CDS encoding branched-chain amino acid ABC transporter permease gives rise to the protein MMNRVWTVLTVIAIALVAAMPALGDNYLLRLGTMGAMYAVLALSWNVIGGFAGYPSFATAAFFGLGAYTGGILQGAGLPMPLAWGAACVVAAAFAALLGLAILHLKGHYFAIASLVVGEVLLEIATSWTSLTGGGMGLNLPIIRISIDAQARLFFWSMLTFAVLALLMNYLVARHRLGFGLDCIRQNEDAASMVGIDTTRYKIIAFALSALFVGGAGALYASWVFYIEPPDVFATLTSVKPIVMAMLGGAGTVLGPAVGAVIFLTMEELVWRNLLSIHAAALGLLIVGLIFFLPGGLIGLLTGRRRRAAPKAKGGAA
- a CDS encoding PaaI family thioesterase; translated protein: MDRPVPPEGWKAMEFPGLIGRLGPLLSQRNGDGWRYGLVVEPMHTNVLGIVHGGTLMTLLDQTATLEAVWRTRERSIVTISMTTRFLGAGRLGDLLVGEGRLTKVTRSLIFLEAAISAGGEPVADASVIMKRTGTGGKE
- the cnbZ gene encoding 2-amino-5-chloromuconate deaminase CnbZ, which gives rise to MSDTVEMPEGGYAYMPGVFQYSCGVGALPGFEIRRVRFDAPVPLADGFERIKAHLEGESRPLASFCACELRSPGQFSEEGFRAFNELYCGTLEAWGIYKDGINPVARSNVCPELGAPATPSFHAFSYTVPSGVEGTFVIAGSGEVPEGMNNYFDHVVARGDQSPEGMRAKARHVLGEMERRMAPFGKGWADTTAAQIYTVFPIHSFLAEELVARGAARHGATWHFARPPIVALDYEMDTRRVVDERVIV
- a CDS encoding IclR family transcriptional regulator, with protein sequence MTKTDNDVRRRQVPAVTRAIAILRRLARADEPLGVNELARELDMVPSTCLHILRVLQEEGFVSSDARRRGYSIDVGILPIANAALRKNTFATLVQAGLDDIAARFDTTCVATTLLEMQHMVVVALSEARMAFRLHVELGSRFPTLTSATGRCVAAFTDVDRKTLKGMFDRQKWDVPPTFDTWREEVEEARRSGYAVDRGNYISGVTVVAVPVFDAGGRMAHSIVAIGIKERVDKVGLGRLANALLELRDDLAARQGERTPVGR
- a CDS encoding ABC transporter ATP-binding protein translates to MSPILQLSGVSQRFGGLTALDNVDLAVEPGEVVGLIGPNGAGKTTLVNVVTGVYRGTGAITFDGQRIETLKPFQISRLGVARTYQVVQPFPEMTALQNVTAPAVFAHQGVTLAEAREKAAEALDFVGLGASADMRASALTLAGRKRLELAKSLAMEPKVLLLDEVNAGLNPAEIDVAVDLIRRIAARGVTIIIIEHLMKVVMNLCTRIVVLHHGAKIAEGTPGEITSDPRVIEAYLGNRYARHAAQRGGAGRGGAADV
- a CDS encoding ABC transporter ATP-binding protein, with amino-acid sequence MSDPTPVSAPGGGPVPSAEPILKVAGLEAGYGDIQILWGVDLDVMAGEIVCLVGSNGAGKTTLLKTISGLVPATAGSVRLDGAELAGAAPDAVLAAGIAHVPEGRRLFRTMSVRDNLLMGAYLRPHDADLDADLDRVMTMFPRLAERARQDAGTLSGGEQQMCAIGRGIMSRPKVLMIDELSLGLAPRAVELLSETLVEVNRAGTTILLIEQDVMTALEISDRGFVLDRGRVVMSGTPDVLAEAPEVREAYIGA
- a CDS encoding CaiB/BaiF CoA transferase family protein, with the translated sequence MTNHTEARAGPLAGIRVLDFSRILSGPYATMVLADLGADVVKIEEVGKGDDVRAFPPMQGPLSHYFIALNRNKRSIALNLKTEKGKEIAKALAASSDIVIENFRPGVMDRLGLGYDVLSADHPELIYCSISGFGAGSPLAGKPAFDIVTQALSGLMSVNSEPGAAPNRLGLPMGDMAGSIFCVFGVLAALHERSVTGRGKRLDVAMLDSLIGMLGYLSQIYFVSGAPPKAVGTKHASIVPYGAFPTADGHVIVACLTEGFWKSFARCLDMPELLADPRFAEYTQRLAHREALEGLIEARMRTATTEHWLERLDAFDVPNAPILDVGEALEQEHVAARGLVAAMDHPSAGRLRMVKGPIRFDGEGLEPRLPPPLLGEHSFDVLRDVLGYDEATCHSLEAAGVVEASAGG
- a CDS encoding branched-chain amino acid ABC transporter permease, with translation MLYAQILVNGLVLGGLYACIAVGFSLVWGVLNVINILHGSFVVLGSYVAYFAYVHLGLHPFLSVFLSGALLFALGYAVQAGLINKVIRAPVLTTLVLTFGLELILNNGVLLAFSADYRTVQLSNPMGSVVVGGIVLPLERVTATLLALALTGLLYLMLVKSRVGRAIVAVRMDPEAAALMGVKVKKIYAITFGVGALMAGAAGSLLSVVFPISPLNSTEFLGIAFVVCVLGGLGSIAGAMVGGIALGVIESFGALFIGPEHGLTIAFVLLILLLIVRPTGIMGRRGYE